In Stomoxys calcitrans chromosome 2, idStoCalc2.1, whole genome shotgun sequence, the following proteins share a genomic window:
- the LOC106093229 gene encoding pheromone-binding protein-related protein 6 precursor, with product MSFNGMCRGRTQLLYTILIVLSLMSCRCRAQQPRRDAEYPPPAILKMAKPFHDICVGKTGVTEAAIKEFSDGEVHEDEALKCYMNCLFHEFEVVDDNGDVHMEKLLAAIPDSLRDLLVNASKNCIHPEGDTLCHKAWWFHQCWKKADPVHYFLV from the exons ATGTCTTTCAATGGCATGTGCCGTGGCCGTACACAATTGTTGTACACCATTTTAATTGTCCTATCGCTGATGTCCTGTCGCTGCCGTGCTCAACAGCCGAGGCGTGATGCAGAG TATCCCCCACCGGCAATTTTGAAAATGGCAAAACCATTTCATGACATATGTGTAGGAAAAACTGGCGTAACTGaag CGGCCATCAAGGAATTCAGCGATGGCGAAGTCCATGAAGATGAAGCTCTCAAGTGCTACATGAATTGCTTGTTCCATGAATTCGAAGTGGTCGATGACAATGGCGATGTTCATATGGAGAAATTGTTGGCGGCCATACCGGACTCACTGCGTGACTTACTTGTGAATGCATCCAAGAACTGTATACATCCGGAGGGTGATACCCTATGTCATAAGGCATGGTGGTTCCATCAGTGCTGGAAGAAAGCAGATCCGGTG CATTACTTTTTAGTATGA